In a genomic window of Physeter macrocephalus isolate SW-GA chromosome 14, ASM283717v5, whole genome shotgun sequence:
- the LOC102978977 gene encoding LOW QUALITY PROTEIN: homeobox protein NANOG-like (The sequence of the model RefSeq protein was modified relative to this genomic sequence to represent the inferred CDS: deleted 3 bases in 2 codons), whose product MSVDPACPHSLRRPEASNSRESSPMPEIYGPQENYVSLQMSSAETHDMETVSPLPSFSMDLLIQDSPDSSTSPRVKLLARAADKSTEKKEEKVLVKKQKTRTVFSQMQLCVLNDRFQRQKYLSLQQMQELSNILNLSYKQVKTWFQNQRMKCKRWQKNNWLRNSNIVTQGPATTEYPGFFSYHQGCLVNSSGNLPMWGNQTWNNPTWSNQSWNSQSWSNQSWNSQTWCSQAWNNQTWNNQFNNYVEEFLQPQIQFQQNFPVSDLEVTLETAGESYNIIQQTAKYFSSQQQIMDLFPNYSLNIQPEDL is encoded by the exons ATGAGTGTGGACCCAGCTTGTCCCCACAGCCTGCGTCGCCCCGAAGCATCCAATTCTAGGGAATCTTCACCAATGCCTGAGATTTATGGGCCTCAAGAAAATTATGTGTCCTTGCAAATGTCATCTGCTGAGACCCACGACATGGAGactgtctctcctcttccttccttctccatggATCTGCTTATTCAGGACAGTCCAGATTCTTCCACAAGCCCCAGAGTAAAATTACTGGCCAGGGCTGCAGACAAGAgcacagagaagaaggaagagaaggtccTGGTCAAGAAGCAGAAGACC AGAACCGTGTTCTCTCAGATGCAGTTGTGTGTGCTCAATGACAGATTTCAGAGGCAGAAATACCTCAGCCTCCAGCAAATGCAAGAACTTTCCAACATCCTGAACCTTAGCTACAAACAGGTT AAGACCTGGTTCCAGAACCAGAGAATGAAATGTAAGAGGTGGCAGAAAAACAACTGGCTGAGGAATAGCAACATTGTGACTCAGGGCCCAGCAACTACAGAATACCCGGGCTTCTTTTCCTACCACCAAGGGTGCCTGGTGAACTCTTCCGGAAACCTGCCCATGTGGGGTAACCAGACCTGGAATAACCCAACATGGAGCAACCAGAGCTGGAACAGTCAGTCCTGGAGCAACCAGAGCTGGAACAGTCAGACCTGGTGCTCCCAAGCCTGGAATAACCAGACTTGGAACAATCAATTCAACAACTATGTTGAGGAATTCCTGCAGCCCCAGATCCAGTTCCAGCAAAATTTTCCTGTCAGTGATTTGGAGGTCACCTTGGAAACTGCCGGGGAAAGCTATAACATAATACAGCAAACTGCTAAGTATTTCAGTTCCCAACAGCAAATCATGGATTTATTCCCAAATTACTCTCTGAACATACAGCCTGAAGATTTGTAA
- the AP5S1 gene encoding AP-5 complex subunit sigma-1 isoform X3, which yields MVHVFLIHTLRTTKAEEGLCRVLYSCFFGTENSPNDPQPHGAERDRLLRKEQILAVARQVESMCQLQQQACGRPAVDLQSQSSDDPVHLHESPCGAFRLTAGDPFQEPRTVVWLGVLSLGFALVLNAHENLLLAESTLRLLARLLLEHPRLLVPTANLLLRADCIEGILARFLPHGQLLFLNDQFVQGLEKEFSAAWPR from the exons ATGGTCCACGTCTTCCTCATCCACACCTTGCGGACCACGAAGGCTGAGGAGGGCCTTTGCCGAGTGCTCTACTCCTGCTTCTTTGGTACTGAGAATTCACCCAACGACCCACAGCCACATGGTGCTGAGAGGGACAGGCTCCTCCGAAAGGAGCAGATTTTGGCCGTGGCCAG GCAGGTGGAGTCCATGTGCCAGCTGCAGCAGCAGGCGTGCGGCCGGCCTGCTGTGGACCTGCAGTCCCAGTCCTCAGATGACCCAGTGCACCTGCATGAGTCCCCATGTGGGGCCTTCCGCCTGACGGCAGGGGACCCTTTCCAGGAGCCTCGGACAGTGGTGTGGCTAGGCGTGCTCTCATTAGGCTTCGCCCTGGTGCTGAATGCCCACGAGAACCTGCTGCTGGCAGAGAGCACGCTTCGGCTGCTGGCCCGCCTTCTCCTTGAGCACCCCCGGCTGCTGGTCCCCACTGCCAACCTCCTGCTGCGGGCTGACTGCATCGAGGGCATCCTCGCCCGCTTCCTGCCCCATGGTCAGCTGCTCTTCCTCAATGACCAGTTTGTCCAGGGTCTGGAGAAAGAATTCAGTGCTGCCTGGCCCCGCTGA
- the CDC25B gene encoding M-phase inducer phosphatase 2 isoform X4, with protein MASWGLRSAPPLPRRSPPSPRPCTTSPGSAGLCMDSPSPMDPQVVEQTFEQAIQAASRVFRNEQFSIRRFQSLPGRLLGHSPVLRNITNSQAPGTWRKSEACGRAAHSSREDKENDGFVFKMPGKPTHPSHTHALAEWASRREAFAQRPSSAPDLMCLTPERKMEVEELTPLARCCFSLTPTKGATEEDDGFVDILECDLKEDDVVPPGMESLISAPLVKTSEKEEEQDLIMYSKCQRLFRSPSMPCSVIRPILKRLERPQDRDLPIQSKRRRSVTPPEEEQREAEEPKARVLRSKSLCHDEIENILDSDHRELIGDYSKAFLLQTVDGKHQDLKYISPETMVALLTGKFSNIVERFVIVDCRYPYEYEGGHIKTAVNLPLERDAETFLLQSPITPCSLDKRIILVFHCEFSSERGPRMCRFIRERDRASNDYPSLYYPEMYILKGGYKEFFPQHPTFCEPQDYRPMNHEAFKDELKTFRLKTRSWAGERSRRELCSRLQDQ; from the exons ATTTGAACAGGCTATCCAGGCAGCCAGCCGAGTTTTTCGAAA TGAACAGTTTTCTATCCGACGCTTCCAGTCCTTGCCG GGAAGGCTTCTGGGCCACAGCCCTGTGCTACGGAACATCACCAACTCCCAAGCGCCTGGCACCTGGAGGAAGAGTGAAGCATGTGGCCGAGCTGCCCACAGCTCTAGGGAGGACAAAGAGAAT GATGGATTTGTCTTCAAGatgccagggaagcccacacatcCCAGCCACACCCATGCCCTGGCAGAGTGGGCCAGCCGCAGAGAAGCCTTTGCCCAGAGGCCAAGCTCGGCTCCCGACCTGATG TGTCTCACCCCTGAGCGGAAGATGGAAGTAGAGGAACTGACTCCCCTGGCCCGGTGCTGCTTCTCCCTGACCCCAACCAAGGGGGCTACCGAGGAAGATGATGGATTCGTGGATATCCTGGAGTGTGACTTAAAG GAGGATGATGTAGTCCCCCCAGGCATGGAGAGCCTCATTAGTGCCCCACTGGTCAAGACctcagaaaaggaagaggagcag GACCTCATCATGTACAGCAAGTGCCAGCGGCTCTTCCGCTCTCCGTCCATGCCCTGCAGTGTGATCCGGCCCATCCTCAAGAGGCTGGAGCGGCCCCAGGACAGGGACCTGCCCATACAGAGCAAGCGGAGAAGGAGCGTGACCCCTCCAGAGGAGGAGCAGCGAGAGGCTGAGGAACCC AAAGCCCGCGTTCTCCGCTCAAAGTCCTTGTGTCATGACGAGATTGAGAACATCCTGGACAGTGACCACCGAGAACTGATCGGGGATTACTCCAAG GCCTTCCTCCTACAGACTGTGGATGGAAAGCACCAAGACCTCAAGTACATCTCACCAGAAACG ATGGTGGCCCTGCTGACAGGCAAGTTCAGCAACATCGTGGAGAGGTTTGTGATTGTGGACTGCAGATACCCCTACGAGTATGAAGGCGGGCACATCAAG ACTGCTGTGAACCTGCCTCTGGAAAGGGATGCTGAGACCTTCCTGCTACAGAGCCCCATCACACCCTGTAGCCTGGACAAGAGAATCATCCTCGTTTTCCACTGTGAATTTTCATCTGAGCGGGGGCCCCGCAT GTGCCGTTTCATCCGGGAACGGGACAGAGCCTCCAATGACTACCCCAGCCTCTACTATCCTGAGATGTATATCCTCAAAGGCGGCTACAAGGAGTTCTTCCCACAGCACCCG ACCTTTTGTGAGCCTCAGGACTACCGGCCCATGAACCATGAGGCCTTCAAGGATGAGCTGAAGACCTTCCGCCTCAAGACGCGCAGCTGGGCTGGCGAGCGGAGCCGGCGGGAGCTCTGCAGCCGCCTGCAGGACCAGTGA